From Planctomycetota bacterium:
TCTCGGCCAGCTCACGGCCGTCGTCCTCGCCCTGCCGCTCCTGGCCGGTGCCGAGTCGCTCGTGAGCTCGACACCGGAATACGAAGTCCTCACCGCCGTCGACGTCGCCGCCCTGCCGGCGGCGGTGTGGCGGCGGATCGTCGAGTTTCCCGACATCCCACCCCCCGAGGATTGGTTTTTCCGCACGGGGATCGCCTGCCCGCTCCGCGCCCGGATCGAGGGCACGGGGGTCGGCGCCGTGCGCCACTGTGAGTTCACCACCGGCGACTTCGTCGAGCCGATCACCGTCTGGGACGAGCCGCGGCGGCTGGCCTTCGACGTCGTCGACCAGCCCGACCCGATGGTCGAACTGTCGCCGTGGCGCCATGTCCATCCGCCGCACCTCGTCGACCGCTCGCTCCGGAGCCAGCGCGGCGAATTCCGCCTCGTCGACCTCGGCGACGGCCGGACGCGCCTCGAGGGGCGGACCTGGTACGTGTTCGACATGCACCCGCAGGGCTACTGGACGCTGTGGAGCGACCTGTCGATCCACCGGATCCACCGCCGCGTCCTCGACCACATCAAGCGCCTGGCGGAGGCCGATGCGGCGCGGGAGACGGTCACCGCCCGGTGAGCGCCTCGGGGCGGGTGAGGACGAGCATGTGGCCGTGGTCGCTGGTCAGAATCACGACCGTGTCGGTCCAACCGCCGTGGGCCTCGATCCAGCCGGTCAGAGCCCGGAAGGCGGCGTCGCCCGACAGCGCCGCGCCGATCGCGGCATCGAGATTGTTGCCATGCGCGGCCCAGTCGACGTCGCCGGCCTCGACCATGAGCCAGAACGGCCCCCGCGCCGCGAGGACGTCGAGCGCGGCGACGGTCATCTCGGCGAGCGAGGGATTCTCGGCGAGATCGGCCGGTGTGTAGCGGATCGGCTTGGAGTATTTCCGCTTCAGCCCCTCGAGCCGCTCGCGGTCGGCGTCGGGGAGGAACACCGGGTCGAACTTCCCGTCGGCGGTGGTGAACGGCAGGTTCCCCTCGGCGGTGCCGAAGAAGCCGCACAGGCGGCTGCCGTCGGCAATGCATTCCCGCGTTGCGGCGGCGAGCACCTCCGCGCCGTCGCGCCCCGCCGTCCGCCGCGCGACGCGGTAGCGGCCGCCGTTGGCGACGTCGATGGCAGCGAGCGTCGAGGCGGCGACGTATTTGTTGCCCGGTTCGAGATTCGTCCCCTGCTGCTGCACTTCTTTCTCCATCTCGGCGGGTTTGACGTCGACGCCATGGCCGCAGCCGATGACGACGTCGAGTCCGGCAAGCGCCGCGTCGCGGTGGGAGACCGAACGCTCGCCGAGCATGTCGCGGGAGATGTCCTGGTAGTCGTCGCGCGAGACGTTGTGGGCGTAGGCGCAGCCGGGCGTGGCGTGGGGAATCGGCACGCTCGTCACGACGCCGACGGCGAATCCCTGGCGCTGGAGCCGGTGGGCGATCGTGTCGAGCCGGCCACCGACGGGATCGACGTTGATCGCGTCGTTGTAGGTCTTGTGGCCGGTGCACAGTGACGTCGCCGAGGCCGCCGAATCGGTCACGGCATGGGGGCGCTCGCGGTCCTTGCCGATCAGGTAGGTGGGGTTGGCAGCCGGATCCCACGGCGTGCGCCCGCCGCGGAGCGCGGCATAGCCCCCCGGCGCCGTGCCGCCGGGATTGGTGACCGCCTGGGCGTCGACGTCGACCTTCGTGCCGTCGTTGGCGGGGCTGGTGACGCACAGGCCGAAGTCGGTGACCGTGCCGGCGTAGTCCTGGAACGACAGCCCGGTGCCGCGACCGTCACGGTAGGCGACCGTGCCCGAGGCGGCGATCGCCGCCGAGCGCGTCAGCGTCCAATCCATCCCGTCGAACACGACCAGCACCACCCGCTTCGCACCGCGGGCGACCGCCTCGGCCTGGAGGCGGAAGACGTCGGTCTGGTCGAAGTGGTCGGCGCCGGGGTCGAGGGTCTCGTCGGGCAGCCGGCCGTACAACGCCTCGAGGCGCGCCCGATCGCGATACACGCTCCGTTCGCCGGCGACGTCCGCCAGTGTCATCCCGAACGAGTAGACCGGGATCAGCCGGTTGGAGTGATTCGACCAGGAGACGTAGCGGTCGGGCTGGTCGCCCCAGAAGCCCCAGTCGGCCACGCCCGTCGCCTCGGCGGTCCACTGCAGCGCCGCGAGTCGGTCGCCCGCCCGCGGGGTGCCGTCGGGTGGTCCCTGGCCGGCCGCTTGAAACCCGGACAGGCACACCAACGACACGAGCAGGCAGGCGACGAACCGGTGGCGCATGGCGGATCTCCGGGGAACGACGTCCACTGCGGCGCGGCCGGCGATCCCGGGCCGCCGCTCAGGCCGGCACGTCGTCCCACATCGGACACCACAGCGGCATCCGCGGGAAGAGCCATGACGCAAATCTCACGGCCGCCTGCGTCGAGGGGACGATCGCCCCGCGGCCGGCCGCTTCGGCGGAATCGCTCTGGCCGAGGACGAGGCGCGTGAGCTCCTCCGGCGGCAGCCGGAGGTAGCTGCGCCCGATCCGGCCGGTGTGGAGCGTCGCCCGCCCGTCGGCGATCACGATCGATCCACGGAAGCCCGGTTGCCCGTCGCCGGCGGCGGCGTCGAGCCCCAGTTCCACCGGGTCGGTGATCCCGGCGGCCGCGAGGCGCGGAGCCATCGAGCCGACCAGCGCCGTGATCACGGCGGCCGGGTCGGGGAGGCGGGCGACGATCATCCGCTCGCCGGCGGCCAAGGCCGGCTCGGGGCCGGCGACCGCGTCGTGGAGCGGATCGGAGGCGGCCGACTCGAAGAGGATCTCCTGGCGGTCGTTCTCGATCGCCTCGGCACACACCCGGGCGAGCAGGTCGCGCTCGACGCCGGGAAACTCCGGGTCGGCCAGCAGCTCGAGCACGCGGTTGCCCGACTGGATGCAGTAGCCGACGATCCGCGCGGTCGTCTCGTGGAG
This genomic window contains:
- a CDS encoding alkaline phosphatase → MRHRFVACLLVSLVCLSGFQAAGQGPPDGTPRAGDRLAALQWTAEATGVADWGFWGDQPDRYVSWSNHSNRLIPVYSFGMTLADVAGERSVYRDRARLEALYGRLPDETLDPGADHFDQTDVFRLQAEAVARGAKRVVLVVFDGMDWTLTRSAAIAASGTVAYRDGRGTGLSFQDYAGTVTDFGLCVTSPANDGTKVDVDAQAVTNPGGTAPGGYAALRGGRTPWDPAANPTYLIGKDRERPHAVTDSAASATSLCTGHKTYNDAINVDPVGGRLDTIAHRLQRQGFAVGVVTSVPIPHATPGCAYAHNVSRDDYQDISRDMLGERSVSHRDAALAGLDVVIGCGHGVDVKPAEMEKEVQQQGTNLEPGNKYVAASTLAAIDVANGGRYRVARRTAGRDGAEVLAAATRECIADGSRLCGFFGTAEGNLPFTTADGKFDPVFLPDADRERLEGLKRKYSKPIRYTPADLAENPSLAEMTVAALDVLAARGPFWLMVEAGDVDWAAHGNNLDAAIGAALSGDAAFRALTGWIEAHGGWTDTVVILTSDHGHMLVLTRPEALTGR